Proteins encoded in a region of the Pseudomonas viciae genome:
- the hpaE gene encoding 5-carboxymethyl-2-hydroxymuconate semialdehyde dehydrogenase has protein sequence MIKHWINGREVESKDVFVNYNPATGEAIGEVASGGAEEVAQAVAAAKDAFPKWANTPAKERARLMRKLGELIEQNVPKLAELETLDTGLPIHQTKNVLIPRASHNFDFFAEVCTRMDGHTYPVDDQMLNYTLYQPVGVCGLVSPWNVPFMTATWKTAPCLALGNTAVLKMSELSPLTANELGRLAVEAGIPNGVLNVIQGYGATAGDALVRHPDVRAISFTGGTATGKKIMQTAGLKKYSMELGGKSPVLIFEDADLERALDAALFTIFSLNGERCTAGSRIFIQESVYPQFVAEFAARAKRLIVGDPQDPKTQVGSMITQAHYDKVTGYIKIGIEEGATLLAGGLERPANLPAHLSRGQFIQPTVFADVNNQMRIAQEEIFGPVVCLIPFKDEAEALQLANDTEYGLASYIWTQDIGKAHRLAHGIEAGMVFINSQNVRDLRQPFGGVKGSGTGREGGQYSFEVFAEIKNVCISMGSHHIPRWGV, from the coding sequence ATGATCAAGCACTGGATCAACGGCCGCGAGGTCGAAAGCAAAGACGTTTTCGTCAACTACAACCCGGCCACCGGCGAAGCCATCGGCGAAGTCGCCAGTGGCGGTGCCGAGGAAGTTGCCCAGGCCGTGGCGGCGGCCAAGGACGCTTTCCCGAAGTGGGCCAATACGCCGGCCAAGGAGCGCGCCCGGTTGATGCGCAAGCTCGGCGAGCTGATCGAGCAGAACGTGCCGAAACTGGCCGAACTGGAAACCCTCGACACCGGCTTGCCGATCCACCAGACCAAGAACGTGCTGATCCCGCGGGCGTCCCACAACTTCGATTTCTTCGCCGAAGTCTGCACCCGCATGGACGGTCACACGTATCCGGTCGACGATCAGATGCTTAACTACACCCTGTACCAACCGGTGGGCGTCTGTGGGCTGGTATCGCCGTGGAACGTGCCGTTCATGACCGCGACCTGGAAGACCGCGCCCTGCCTGGCCCTGGGCAACACCGCCGTGTTGAAAATGTCCGAGCTCTCGCCCCTGACCGCCAACGAGCTGGGTCGCCTGGCCGTCGAGGCCGGCATTCCCAACGGCGTCTTGAACGTGATCCAGGGCTACGGTGCCACGGCCGGCGACGCGCTGGTGCGTCACCCGGATGTGCGGGCGATTTCCTTCACCGGCGGCACCGCCACCGGCAAGAAAATCATGCAGACCGCCGGGTTGAAGAAGTATTCGATGGAACTGGGCGGCAAGTCGCCGGTGCTGATTTTCGAAGACGCCGACCTTGAGCGGGCCCTTGATGCGGCCCTGTTCACCATCTTCTCGCTCAACGGTGAACGCTGCACCGCCGGCAGCCGGATTTTCATCCAGGAAAGCGTCTACCCGCAGTTCGTCGCCGAGTTCGCCGCCCGCGCCAAACGCCTGATCGTCGGCGATCCACAGGACCCGAAAACACAGGTCGGCTCGATGATCACCCAGGCCCACTACGACAAGGTCACCGGTTATATCAAGATCGGCATCGAAGAAGGCGCCACCCTCCTGGCCGGAGGCCTGGAACGTCCGGCCAACCTGCCGGCCCACCTGAGTCGCGGCCAGTTCATCCAGCCGACGGTGTTCGCCGACGTGAACAACCAAATGCGCATCGCCCAGGAGGAAATCTTTGGTCCGGTGGTCTGCCTGATCCCGTTCAAGGACGAAGCTGAAGCCTTGCAACTGGCTAACGACACCGAGTACGGCCTGGCGTCGTACATCTGGACCCAGGACATCGGCAAAGCCCATCGCCTGGCCCATGGCATCGAGGCCGGCATGGTGTTCATCAACAGCCAGAACGTGCGCGACCTGCGCCAGCCTTTCGGCGGCGTGAAGGGTTCCGGAACCGGCCGCGAAGGTGGACAGTACAGCTTTGAAGTGTTCGCCGAGATCAAGAACGTTTGCATCTCCATGGGCAGTCATCACATTCCGCGGTGGGGCGTATGA
- a CDS encoding fumarylacetoacetate hydrolase family protein: MKHARIRFEGQNHAVTVEAHNAVRLADGRLLTEDQVQWLPPATGSMFALGLNYADHAAELAFKPPTEPLVFIKSPGTYTGHNQETWRPDNVAYMHYECELVAVIGKAARNVKREDALGYLAGYTVCNDYAIRDYLENYYRPNLRVKNRDATTPVGPWIVDVTDVADPSNLKLRTWINGQLRQEGSTKDMIFDIPYLIEYLSSFMTLQPGDMIATGTPEGLADVVPGDEVIVEVEGVGRLVNHIVSEAEFFASRKEA; encoded by the coding sequence ATGAAACACGCGCGCATTCGCTTTGAAGGACAGAACCACGCCGTCACCGTTGAAGCTCACAATGCCGTGCGCCTGGCTGACGGTCGCTTGTTGACCGAGGATCAGGTCCAGTGGCTGCCACCGGCCACCGGCAGCATGTTCGCCCTCGGGCTGAACTACGCCGACCACGCCGCCGAACTGGCGTTCAAACCGCCGACCGAACCCCTGGTGTTCATCAAGTCGCCCGGCACCTACACCGGCCACAACCAAGAGACCTGGCGCCCCGACAACGTCGCCTACATGCACTACGAGTGCGAGCTGGTGGCGGTCATCGGCAAAGCCGCGCGCAACGTCAAGCGCGAGGATGCGCTGGGCTACCTGGCCGGCTACACCGTGTGCAACGACTACGCGATCCGCGACTACCTGGAAAACTACTACCGCCCCAACCTGCGAGTGAAAAATCGCGATGCGACGACGCCTGTCGGCCCATGGATCGTCGATGTGACGGATGTAGCGGACCCGAGCAACCTGAAATTGCGCACCTGGATCAACGGCCAATTGCGCCAGGAAGGCAGCACCAAGGACATGATTTTCGACATCCCCTACCTGATCGAATACCTGTCCAGCTTCATGACCCTGCAACCCGGCGACATGATCGCCACCGGCACGCCGGAAGGCCTGGCGGACGTCGTGCCGGGTGATGAAGTGATCGTGGAAGTGGAAGGCGTCGGCCGCCTGGTCAACCACATTGTCAGCGAAGCCGAGTTCTTCGCATCCCGTAAAGAGGCGTGA
- a CDS encoding fumarylacetoacetate hydrolase family protein, protein MSRALHDVATGTLFGVALNFQGLLKQRLAEFEQPPYQKPPIKPVLFIKTPNTRNHHGAEVVHPGHGERLQAGPALGVVMGKSASRVSAAEALDYVAGYTVVNEFSLPEDSYYRPAVKAKCRDGFCVIGPELVPSANVADPHSLAITLYVNAEICQQNNTANFVRNIPQLIAEISEFMTLHAGDVLITGTPEGRVDVQPGDRVEVEISGLGRLVNTVVAEATGARS, encoded by the coding sequence ATGAGCCGTGCCCTGCATGACGTCGCGACCGGCACCCTGTTCGGGGTCGCGCTGAACTTTCAAGGGCTGCTGAAGCAGCGCCTCGCCGAGTTCGAGCAACCGCCCTACCAGAAGCCACCGATCAAGCCGGTGTTGTTCATCAAGACGCCCAACACCCGTAACCACCATGGTGCCGAGGTGGTTCATCCTGGCCACGGCGAACGGCTGCAAGCGGGACCGGCGCTGGGGGTGGTGATGGGTAAATCGGCCAGTCGCGTCAGCGCCGCCGAGGCACTGGACTACGTGGCCGGCTACACGGTCGTCAATGAATTCAGCCTGCCGGAAGACAGCTACTACCGCCCCGCCGTCAAGGCCAAGTGCCGGGACGGCTTCTGCGTCATCGGCCCGGAACTGGTGCCGAGTGCCAACGTTGCCGATCCCCACAGCCTGGCAATCACGCTGTATGTAAACGCTGAGATTTGCCAGCAAAACAACACCGCCAACTTCGTTCGCAACATTCCCCAGTTGATTGCCGAGATCAGCGAATTCATGACCCTGCACGCCGGCGACGTGCTGATCACCGGCACGCCCGAGGGGCGGGTCGATGTACAACCCGGCGACCGCGTCGAAGTCGAAATCAGCGGCCTGGGCCGCCTCGTCAATACCGTCGTGGCCGAGGCAACAGGAGCACGTTCATGA
- a CDS encoding 5-carboxymethyl-2-hydroxymuconate Delta-isomerase yields the protein MPHFIAEYTDNIEQQADLPGLFEKVHTLLGDSGVFPLGGIRSRGVRLDTWRMADGKHDYAFVHMTLKVGHGRDLATRQKVAEKLFEVITAHFAELQAQRLLALSFEMIELHEQLNFKANNVHAFLKAQTR from the coding sequence ATGCCGCACTTCATCGCTGAATACACCGACAACATCGAACAACAGGCCGACCTGCCCGGCCTGTTTGAAAAGGTCCACACCTTGCTGGGCGACAGCGGCGTGTTTCCCCTGGGCGGCATCCGCAGCCGCGGCGTGCGCCTGGACACCTGGCGCATGGCCGACGGCAAGCACGACTACGCCTTCGTCCACATGACGCTGAAAGTCGGCCATGGTCGCGATTTGGCCACGCGCCAGAAAGTCGCGGAAAAACTCTTCGAGGTGATCACCGCGCACTTCGCCGAACTCCAGGCTCAACGTTTGCTGGCCCTGTCGTTCGAGATGATCGAGCTGCACGAACAGCTCAACTTCAAGGCCAACAACGTCCACGCCTTCCTCAAGGCCCAGACGCGTTAA
- a CDS encoding MFS transporter has product MSTANTADTVGTIAHDRTHATITWRLMPLLLVCYLFAHLDRINIGFAKMQMSADLQFSDTVYGFGAGLFFIAYALFGVPSNMALDRIGPRRWIATLMVIWGALSTGMFLIESAAGFYVLRFLLGMAEAGFFPGILVFLNRWYPARRRAQVTALFAIAVPMAGVIGGPLSGGILEHFHDVGGLRGWQWMFVIEGLPVILLGLVVLKCLPDSFEVVSWLTPQAKQQLREQLSVEEQGKSITSFSAILNNPQVWLLVAVYFAVMLAVNTLAFWMPTLIHGAGIGSDGKVGLLSAVPYLAGCFFMIGCGRSSDRNRERRWHLCVPLLMAAAGIALAGLSPSNPTLVLAGLIVAGMGASAALPMFWQLPPAFLSNSTQAAGIALISSFGSIASFFAPYLIGWMRDTTQSASLALYVLALLIALGGLLVLRTRAAIVNPH; this is encoded by the coding sequence ATGAGCACAGCCAATACCGCCGACACTGTCGGCACCATCGCGCACGACCGCACCCATGCCACCATCACCTGGCGGCTGATGCCGCTGCTGTTGGTCTGCTACCTCTTCGCCCACCTGGACCGCATCAACATCGGCTTCGCCAAGATGCAGATGAGCGCTGACCTGCAATTCAGCGACACGGTCTACGGCTTCGGCGCCGGTCTGTTCTTCATCGCCTATGCGCTGTTTGGCGTGCCGAGCAACATGGCCCTGGACCGGATCGGCCCGCGCCGTTGGATCGCGACACTGATGGTGATCTGGGGTGCCTTGTCCACCGGCATGTTCCTGATTGAAAGCGCAGCTGGCTTCTACGTCTTGCGTTTCCTGCTGGGGATGGCCGAGGCCGGTTTCTTCCCGGGGATCCTGGTGTTTCTCAACCGCTGGTACCCGGCTCGGCGCCGGGCCCAGGTGACCGCGCTGTTCGCCATTGCCGTGCCGATGGCCGGGGTGATCGGCGGGCCATTGTCCGGTGGTATTCTCGAGCATTTCCATGATGTTGGCGGTTTGCGCGGCTGGCAGTGGATGTTCGTCATCGAAGGGCTGCCGGTGATCCTGCTCGGCCTGGTGGTGCTCAAGTGCCTGCCGGACAGTTTCGAGGTGGTCAGTTGGCTAACGCCGCAAGCCAAGCAGCAACTGCGCGAACAACTGAGCGTTGAAGAGCAAGGCAAATCCATTACCTCGTTCTCGGCGATCCTCAACAACCCGCAGGTCTGGTTGCTGGTGGCGGTGTATTTCGCGGTGATGCTGGCGGTCAATACCCTGGCCTTCTGGATGCCCACCTTGATCCACGGCGCCGGCATCGGCAGCGACGGCAAGGTTGGGCTGCTCAGCGCCGTGCCCTACCTGGCGGGCTGCTTCTTCATGATCGGCTGCGGACGGTCCTCCGATCGTAATCGCGAACGGCGTTGGCACCTGTGTGTACCGCTGCTGATGGCGGCGGCCGGCATCGCGCTCGCCGGGCTCTCGCCCAGCAACCCGACCCTGGTGCTGGCTGGCCTGATTGTCGCCGGCATGGGCGCCAGCGCAGCGTTGCCGATGTTCTGGCAACTGCCACCGGCCTTCCTGTCCAACAGCACCCAGGCCGCCGGCATCGCCCTGATCAGCTCCTTCGGCAGCATCGCTTCGTTCTTCGCCCCCTACCTGATCGGTTGGATGCGCGACACCACCCAGAGCGCCAGCCTGGCCCTGTATGTGCTGGCGCTGCTCATCGCCCTTGGCGGCCTGCTGGTGCTGCGCACCCGGGCCGCCATCGTCAATCCTCACTAA
- the hpaD gene encoding 3,4-dihydroxyphenylacetate 2,3-dioxygenase, whose amino-acid sequence MGEVVLAAKICHVPSMYLSELPGKHHGCRAAAIAGHKEIGRRARELGADTAVVFDVHWLVNSAYHVNSGEQFKGIYTSNELPHFIKNMEYEYSGAPELGELIAAEANAADVRTLAHNIPSLELEYGTLVPMRYMHMDVPQEQKFNVVSIAAWCAWHRLQDSFTFGAAVRRAIEKSDRKVLVLASGSLSHRFSDDRNAEANIHNWTREFDKQVDLHVVELWRQGRWKEFCAMLPDYAEHCFGEGKMHDTAMLLGLLGGPDYDKPAEIITEPFGSSGTGQINAIFPV is encoded by the coding sequence ATGGGCGAAGTCGTCCTGGCTGCGAAAATCTGCCACGTTCCCTCGATGTACCTGTCGGAGCTGCCCGGCAAGCACCACGGCTGTCGCGCCGCGGCAATTGCCGGGCACAAGGAAATCGGGCGCCGCGCCCGTGAGCTGGGCGCCGACACCGCCGTGGTGTTCGACGTGCATTGGCTGGTCAACAGCGCCTATCACGTCAACAGTGGCGAACAATTCAAAGGCATCTACACCAGCAACGAGCTGCCGCACTTCATCAAGAACATGGAGTACGAATACTCGGGTGCCCCGGAGCTGGGCGAGTTGATCGCCGCCGAGGCCAATGCCGCCGACGTGCGCACCCTGGCCCACAACATCCCGAGCCTGGAGCTGGAATACGGCACGCTGGTGCCCATGCGCTACATGCACATGGACGTCCCGCAAGAACAGAAATTCAACGTTGTGTCGATTGCCGCCTGGTGCGCCTGGCACCGCCTGCAAGACAGCTTCACCTTTGGCGCCGCCGTACGCCGGGCCATCGAGAAAAGCGATCGCAAGGTGCTGGTGCTGGCCTCCGGCTCGCTGTCGCACCGGTTCTCCGACGATCGCAATGCCGAAGCCAATATCCATAACTGGACGCGCGAGTTCGACAAACAAGTCGACCTGCACGTCGTCGAGCTATGGCGCCAGGGCCGCTGGAAAGAGTTCTGCGCCATGCTTCCGGACTACGCCGAACACTGTTTCGGCGAAGGCAAGATGCATGACACCGCCATGCTTCTGGGGCTGCTCGGGGGGCCGGATTACGACAAGCCTGCCGAAATCATCACCGAGCCTTTCGGCAGCTCCGGCACCGGCCAGATCAACGCCATTTTCCCCGTTTGA
- the hpaH gene encoding 2-oxo-hept-4-ene-1,7-dioate hydratase has translation MLDQNLIQQAAARLDHAERSREQVRQFSLDHPDITIDDAYAIQRAWVAQKIKDGRKLVGHKIGLTSRAMQVSSNITEPDYGALLDDMFFDEGTDIPFERFIVPRVEVELAFILGKPLKGPNVTVFDVLDATEWVIPALEIIDARIQQIDPQTKATRKVFDTISDNAANAGVVMGGRAVRPTEIDLRKVPAVLYRNGVIEESGVSAAVLNHPAKGVAWLANKLAAYDVTLQPGQIILGGSFTRPVAANPGDTFHVDYDMLGSIACRFV, from the coding sequence ATGCTCGACCAGAACCTCATCCAACAAGCCGCCGCCCGCCTCGACCACGCCGAACGTTCGCGCGAACAGGTGCGGCAATTTTCCCTCGACCACCCGGACATCACGATCGATGATGCCTACGCCATCCAGCGCGCCTGGGTCGCGCAAAAGATCAAGGACGGCCGCAAGCTGGTCGGCCACAAAATCGGCCTGACGTCCCGGGCCATGCAGGTTTCGTCGAACATCACCGAACCAGACTACGGCGCGCTGCTGGACGATATGTTTTTCGACGAAGGCACCGACATCCCATTCGAACGCTTCATCGTGCCACGGGTGGAAGTCGAACTGGCGTTCATCCTCGGCAAGCCGTTGAAGGGCCCGAACGTGACCGTGTTCGATGTGCTGGACGCCACCGAATGGGTGATCCCGGCGCTGGAAATCATCGATGCGCGCATCCAGCAAATCGATCCGCAGACCAAGGCCACCCGCAAGGTCTTCGACACCATTTCCGACAATGCCGCCAACGCGGGCGTGGTGATGGGCGGGCGGGCGGTACGTCCCACGGAGATCGACCTGCGCAAGGTGCCAGCGGTGCTCTACCGCAACGGCGTGATCGAAGAATCCGGAGTCTCGGCGGCGGTACTCAATCATCCGGCCAAAGGCGTGGCCTGGCTGGCAAACAAGTTGGCGGCCTACGACGTGACGTTGCAACCGGGGCAAATCATTCTGGGTGGCTCTTTCACCCGCCCCGTGGCGGCCAACCCGGGCGATACCTTCCATGTCGACTACGACATGCTCGGTTCCATCGCTTGCCGTTTCGTCTGA